A stretch of the Fibrobacter succinogenes genome encodes the following:
- a CDS encoding DUF2829 domain-containing protein, with protein sequence MKATKKPVTIECFKYDGDLMNSNGEYYVPDWAAKAYEDGTILFKDQGEMYIKTLEGDHHASVGDYIIRGVNGELYPCKPDIFEKTYDIDEKTDSVMEAPETTHGFDWAIQQIKAGRKVQRKGWNGKGMFITLQQGSTVDGELMRNAPAKEFYTGKKCNIAPHIDMKAADDTYVVGWLASQTDMLADDWQIAE encoded by the coding sequence ATGAAAGCAACAAAGAAACCTGTTACCATCGAATGCTTCAAGTACGATGGCGACCTCATGAACAGCAATGGCGAATACTACGTTCCCGACTGGGCTGCGAAAGCCTACGAAGATGGCACTATCTTATTCAAAGACCAAGGCGAGATGTACATCAAGACGCTGGAAGGCGACCACCACGCGAGCGTAGGCGATTACATCATCCGTGGCGTGAACGGCGAACTTTATCCGTGCAAGCCGGACATCTTTGAAAAAACCTACGACATTGACGAAAAAACAGATTCCGTCATGGAAGCACCCGAAACCACGCACGGCTTTGATTGGGCGATTCAACAGATCAAGGCAGGACGCAAGGTTCAGCGCAAGGGCTGGAACGGCAAGGGTATGTTCATTACGCTTCAGCAAGGTTCTACCGTTGATGGCGAACTTATGCGTAACGCTCCGGCAAAGGAATTTTACACTGGCAAAAAGTGCAACATTGCCCCTCACATTGACATGAAGGCAGCGGACGACACCTATGTTGTCGGGTGGCTTGCAAGCCAAACCGACATGCTGGCTGATGACTGGCAGATTGCCGAATAA
- the bet gene encoding phage recombination protein Bet has protein sequence MANEIVATSEENKVTQDLLLDYLKTMNKGLNEQQTKQFLAVAGTFGLNPWKREVYAVTYKNKDGSTDMSIVTGYETYIKRAELNPNYDGFEIEFKGDFKRGKVTKSGKNGSWQVDALVPDGTVSCVCTVYRKDRTHPTREEVFFDEYDQGNSMWQSKPRTMLKKVAIVSAFRKAFPFDFGGMPYTNDELPDHMTGADKLEQQGLTEVPQDAQPQAPAKPKDAKKEIDEETKKFMEGMKGLWTQSPEIYQNTMKELGFKSANNVPPERRGEVFNTIVANISKAQQHQSAPTAMEQQDNGVVDNSLF, from the coding sequence ATGGCAAACGAAATCGTAGCTACAAGCGAAGAAAACAAGGTGACGCAGGACTTGCTCCTCGATTACCTCAAGACCATGAACAAGGGCTTGAACGAACAGCAGACGAAGCAGTTCCTCGCGGTCGCCGGGACATTCGGGCTAAACCCCTGGAAGCGCGAAGTGTACGCAGTGACCTACAAGAATAAGGACGGCAGCACTGACATGAGCATCGTCACAGGTTATGAGACTTACATCAAGCGTGCCGAGCTCAACCCGAACTATGACGGATTTGAAATCGAATTTAAGGGAGATTTCAAGCGCGGAAAGGTCACGAAGTCCGGGAAAAACGGATCATGGCAGGTTGACGCGCTCGTCCCTGACGGAACCGTAAGTTGCGTCTGCACCGTCTACCGTAAGGACCGCACCCACCCTACCCGCGAGGAAGTTTTCTTCGACGAATACGACCAAGGAAATTCCATGTGGCAGAGCAAGCCGCGCACGATGCTCAAGAAGGTGGCTATCGTGAGCGCGTTCCGCAAGGCTTTCCCGTTTGACTTCGGCGGCATGCCGTACACTAACGACGAACTCCCGGACCACATGACCGGAGCCGACAAGCTCGAACAGCAAGGCCTCACCGAAGTTCCGCAGGATGCGCAGCCGCAAGCGCCAGCAAAGCCGAAGGACGCAAAGAAGGAAATCGACGAAGAAACGAAGAAGTTCATGGAAGGGATGAAAGGTCTCTGGACTCAGTCGCCCGAAATCTACCAAAACACAATGAAGGAATTAGGCTTCAAGTCCGCGAACAACGTACCGCCGGAACGCCGCGGAGAGGTGTTTAACACGATCGTGGCGAACATCTCGAAGGCGCAGCAGCACCAGAGCGCCCCTACCGCGATGGAACAGCAGGACAACGGCGTAGTGGACAACAGCCTATTCTAA
- a CDS encoding single-stranded DNA-binding protein, which translates to MAYLNKVQLIGNLGKDPEIRVNQQTERKVVSFSLATSRRYRDNNGEQKEDTQWHNIVGWGKVAEVVEQLGIHKGMSLYVEGRLTNRSWTDQTSGQKRYVTEINMDTFQLLTPRGTQNGSGYGAQGQGQQRQAYQQQEAQGYGDEDVDLPF; encoded by the coding sequence ATGGCTTATTTGAACAAAGTTCAATTGATCGGCAATCTCGGCAAGGACCCGGAAATCCGAGTCAACCAGCAAACAGAACGCAAGGTAGTGTCCTTCTCCCTCGCCACCTCGCGCCGCTATCGCGACAACAACGGCGAACAGAAGGAAGACACCCAATGGCACAACATCGTAGGCTGGGGCAAGGTTGCGGAAGTCGTTGAACAGCTCGGCATCCACAAGGGCATGAGCCTCTACGTGGAAGGACGCCTCACCAACCGTAGCTGGACAGACCAGACTAGCGGTCAAAAGCGATATGTCACAGAAATCAACATGGATACCTTCCAGCTTCTCACTCCGCGCGGAACGCAGAACGGAAGTGGATACGGCGCACAAGGACAAGGCCAGCAGCGCCAAGCGTACCAGCAGCAAGAGGCGCAAGGTTACGGTGACGAGGACGTGGATTTACCATTTTAG
- a CDS encoding HNH endonuclease, which yields MVFLAKKYGSYRRAAKEFGCSYQAVIDHCHERGFHIAGPHERCKAKKHKIVNGYVFYWCKKGYYRGNVGNERLMLSEYCYRLKFGQSKPHGLNIWFIDGDRENYNLDNLEYVTVSEFMKRRNSDPAILAMNRKILEDGRNKNIAMEKQKPWLAKRRGQRTWRTRRINDPDNISAMNGAQTRRRNAEERGFFYTPEQIERLSAAHKGITKAVRLQRKREAEKAAVRAKMGMNF from the coding sequence ATGGTGTTTCTCGCGAAGAAGTACGGAAGCTACAGACGCGCCGCGAAAGAGTTCGGCTGTTCGTACCAGGCAGTAATAGACCATTGCCACGAGCGTGGATTCCACATCGCAGGACCGCACGAACGATGCAAGGCGAAAAAGCACAAGATAGTCAACGGCTACGTGTTCTACTGGTGCAAGAAAGGCTACTACAGGGGCAACGTTGGAAACGAGCGTCTGATGCTGTCAGAATACTGCTACCGTCTAAAGTTCGGTCAGTCAAAACCGCACGGGCTGAATATCTGGTTCATTGACGGCGACCGCGAAAACTACAACCTCGACAACCTCGAATACGTCACCGTGTCAGAATTCATGAAGCGCAGAAACTCGGACCCGGCAATACTCGCAATGAACCGCAAGATATTAGAGGACGGACGGAACAAGAACATAGCGATGGAAAAGCAGAAACCGTGGCTTGCAAAGCGCAGAGGACAGAGGACGTGGAGAACAAGGAGGATCAACGACCCGGACAACATCAGCGCAATGAATGGTGCACAGACAAGGCGAAGGAATGCGGAAGAACGCGGATTCTTCTACACACCGGAGCAAATCGAACGCCTTAGCGCCGCACACAAGGGAATCACGAAGGCAGTAAGGCTACAGCGCAAGCGCGAAGCGGAAAAGGCAGCGGTACGCGCAAAAATGGGAATGAATTTTTAA